The window TCTCTGGCCCGCTGGGTGCGCTGGGGCAGGATCTGCTCAATGGCGTCAAGCTGGCGGTGGAGGAACTCAACAAGTCCGGCTACACGGTGGACGGCAAGCGCGTGACGCTGGAGGTCGTGTCCGTTGACGACAAGGCCGACGCCACCACCGGCAAGGCCGTGGCGCAGCAGCTGGTGGATGCCGGCGTGGTCGCGGTGGTGGGCCACCTCAACTCGGGCGTGAGCATCGAGACCGCCCCCATCTACGCTGCCAAGGACATCGCGCAGATCGCCATCTCCACGAACCCCAAGTTCACACAGCTCGGGTTTCCGACCACCTTCCGCATGGTGGGCAACGACACCCTGCAGGCCCGCGCCATTGGCTCGTTTGCCGCCACCCAGCTGGGCGCCGCACGCTATGCCGCGCTGGACGATGGCACGCCCTATGGCAAGGGCCTGGCCGATGGCGCGGCCGAACAGCTCAAGGCCGAGAAGAAAGAGGTGGTGGTGCGCAAGTCGTTCGACGACAAGACCGTGGCCTTTGATGGCCTGGCCGGGGAGCTCAAGGCCGCCAATGTGGAGGTGATTGTTTCGACCCTCAACGACTTCCAGGCGCTGGCACTGCTCGAAGCCCTGCAGAAGGTGGGCCACACCAAGGTCAGCCTGCTGGGGGGCGACACCATCAAGACCACCGACATGACCAAGGGCGCAGGCATCGTGCAGGGCGTGTATGCCACATCGCCCGTGCTGGAGGCCAAGGAGTTCACCACCGGCAAGCCCTTCCTTGAAAAGTACATCGCCGCTTTCAAGAAGCCCCCGGCCTACGGCGGCCACTACAGCTACGACAGCACCTACGTGCTCTCGGCCGCCATCCAGAAGGCCAAGTCCGCCGACCCCAAGGACATCACCAAGGCCCTGCACAGCATCAACGGCTACGCCCCGGTGATCGGCACCATGACCTGGGATGACAAGGGCGAGCAGCGCTATGGCGCCGTGGGGGTGTACGAACTGCGCAGCGGCAACTGGGAGTTGCGCATGCGGTCCGACCGCTGGTAAACCGCGTTGCCATGGCAGGCCAGCCCCGGGTTTTACACTCGGGGCATGAGCTTGCTGATCCTGGGTATTGAATCTTCGTGCGACGAAACCGGCGTGGCATTGGTCCGTTCCACGGGCAATGCCGTGCCTACGCTGCTGTCGCACGCGCTGCACAGCCAGATCGAGATGCACCAGGCCTATGGCGGCGTGGTGCCCGAGCTGGCCAGCCGCGACCACATTCGCCGCGTGCTGCCGCTGGCCACACAAGTGCTGGCCGAGTCCGGCCAGACGCTGGCGGACGTGGACGTGGTGGCCTACACGCGCGGCCCGGGCCTGGCCGGTGCGCTGCTGGTGGGGGCGGGTGTGGCTTGCGCGCTGGGCGCAGCGCTGGACAAGCCGGTGCTGGGCGTGCACCACCTGGAGGGGCATTTGCTGTCGCCCTTCCTCAGCGCCGACCCCCCTGAATTCCCTTTTGTGGCCCTGCTGGTCTCAGGCGGCCACACGCAGCTGATGCGCGTGGACGGCGTGGGCCGCTACGAAATTCTGGGCGAAACCATTGACGATGCGGCAGGCGAGGCGTTCGACAAGTCTGCCAAGCTCATGGGCCTGGGCTACCCCGGTGGCCCGGCGCTGTCCCGGCTGGCCGAACAAGGCGATGCGGCGGCCTTCAAGCTGCCGCGCCCACTGTTGCACAGCGGCAACCTCGACTTCTCTTTTGCCGGGCTCAAGACGGCGGTGCTCACGCAGGCCAAGAAGCTGGGCGATGAGCTGGAAGCACGCAAGGCTGATCTGGCGGCCAGCACCGAGGCCGCGATTGTCGACGTGCTGGTGAAGAAGACGCTGACCGCTCTGAAGCAGACGGGCCTCAAGCGCGTGGTGGTGGCCGGTGGGGTGGGAGCCAACCGGCACCTGCGCGCCCAGCTCAACGCCGCCTGCGCGGCGGCCAAGGTGCGCGTGCATTACCCCGAACTGCACTTGTGCACCGACAACGGCGCCATGATCGCCATGGCTGCTGCGATGCGCCTGCAGGCCGGGCAGCAGCAGGCCAGCACCGAGTACGCCTTTGACGTGAAGCCGCGCTGGCCGCTGGATGCCATCACGGTGTGATTCTGAATAAAAAAGGCAGCGAGGGACCCTCTGCACGAATCAGCGCGCCGTGTGCATCAGGGGCCTCGGGCGGTCTGCCGCGTTGCAAATACTCGCAATAGCTACGGCTATTGCTGTGTTTTGCGCCTTGCAGACCCTCCCGATCCGCTGCGCTCACTTGGCCAGCGAGATTCGTGCAGAGGGTCCCTAGCGCAGGTAAATCATGCGCTAGCTGCTATCTTTTTTGATGTTTAGAACGGATAGTGGCGTGGCGTGGTCTGCACCGTCACCCAGCGTAGTTCGGTGAACTCACGCACCCCGGCCATGCCGCCAAAGCGGCCGTAGCCCGAGCTCTTCACGCCCCCAAACGGCATCTGGCCTTCGTCGTGCACCGTGGGGCCGTTGACGTGGCAGATGCCTGACTCGATGCGCGCGGCCACGTTCCAGGCCTTGGCCACGTCGCGGCTGAACACGGCGGATGACAGGCCGAACTCGTTGTCGTTGGCGCAGGCAATGGCTTCTTCCACACCGTTCACGCGCACCACGGGCTTGACGGGGCCGAACGATTCCTCGCGGTAGATGTCCATCTCGGCCGTCACATGGTCGAGCACCGTGGCCTGCATGAGCGTGCTGTCGCTCTTGCCGCCGCAGACCAGCTTCGCGCCCTTGGCCAGTGCATCGTCGATGAGGGCGTTGCAGCGGTGCACCGTGGCCATGTCCACCACCGAACCCAGCACCACCGGGCCCTTGCGCGGGTCGCCCAGGGGCAGTGCCTTCGCGCGCGCGCCCAGCTTGGCCACAAATTCGTCGGCCACGGCGTTGTCCACGATGATGCGCTCGGTGGACATGCAGATCTGGCCCGAGTTGGCGAAGGCGCCAAACACGGTGCCCGCCGCGGCGGCGTCGATGTCCGCGTCATCCAGCACCAGCAGCGGCGCCTTGCCGCCCAGCTCCAGCACCACGGGCTTGAGGTACTTGGCGCAGGTCTGCGCAATGATGCGGCCCACCTTGGTAGAGCCGGTGAAGTTGATGCGGCGCACCGCCGGGTGGGCCACGATGGCCTCGACCACTGCACCGGCGTCGGCCGGGGCGTTGGTCACAAAGTTCACCACACCAGCGGGCAGACCGGCTTCCTGCAGTGCCTCGATGATGAGGCCGTGCGTGGCAGGGCACAGCTCCGAGCCTTTCAGGATCACCGTGTTGCCGCAGGCCAGTGGCGTGGCGATGGCGCGCACGCCGAGGATGACCGGGGCGTTCCACGGTGCAATGCCCAGCACTACGCCCGCCGCCTGGCGCACGCCCATGGCCAGGCTGCCGGGCACGTCGGACGGAATCACCTCGCCCGCAATCTGCGTGGTCAGCGCGGCGGCTTCTTGCAGCAGGCCAGCGGCCAGGTGCACGTTGAAGCCGGCCCACATGCCGGATGCTCCGGTCTCGGCCGCCATGGCCACCGCAAAGTCGGCCGTGCGGGCCTCCAGCGCGTGTGCGGCCTTGAGCAGCAACGCGCGGCGGGCGTTGGGGCCCAGGGCGGACCAGGCCGGGAAGGCCTTGGCAGCCGCGTCGGCAGCGGCCTTGGCATCGGCCACGCTGGCGGCGGGGGCCGTGGTGGCGACCGATCCGTCGAGCGGGTTGCGGCGCTCAAACGTGGCGCCGCCGGTGGCTTGCACGCGCTCGCCGTTGATCAGCATGGAAATGGCAGTCATGGATGAAAGCTCCTGAAAAAGAACAGATGAAAAAGGGTCGGAAGAGGTATTCAAGCGACGCCGAGATAGGCCTGGCGCACCACGTCGGATTGCAGCAGGGTCGATGCTTCGCCTGAGGCCACGATGCGTCCGCGCTCCAGCACATAGCCGCGCTGCGCAATCTGCAGCGCCTTACGCACGTTCTGTTCGACCATGAGCACCGTCACGCCCTGCGCGGCGATGCGCTGCACGATGGCCAGCAATTCATCGACCATGCGCGGTGCCAGGCCCAGCGAGGGCTCGTCCAGCATCAGCAGGCGCGGGCCGCTCATCATGGCGCGGGCCACGGCCACCATTTGCTGCTCGCCGCCGCTCATGGTGCCCGCGAGCTGCGTGGCGCGTTCCTTGAGGCGAGGGAAGTCTTCGAACGCCCGGTGCAACCGCTCGGCACGCACCCGTGAGGGCGCCAGCCAGCCGCCCAGCTCCAGGTTCTCGGTCACCGTCATTTGGGGGAACAGCTGGCGGCCCTCGGCCACCAGGGCCAGGCCGCGCTGCACGCAGGCGGTGGCGTTCATCGCGGGCAGATCGCTGCCGTCCAGCGCCACGGTGCCTGTGCGCGGCAGCAGCCCGGCCAGCGCCTTGAGCAGCGTGGTCTTGCCCGCGCCGTTGGGACCGACGATGACGGTGATGCCGGGCGCGGCCTGCAGCGACAGGTCTTGCAGCACCTGAAAGCCGTGGTAGCCCGTGGTCAGGTTCTGCACGGTGAGGTGGGCGCCGCTCATGCCGTGGCTCCTTGTTCTTTGCCGCTGGCCATTTCGTCACCCAGATAGGCTTCGATCACCTGCGGATCGCGCACCACCTCGGCGGGTGTACCGTCGGCAATCTTGCGGCCCTGGTGCAGCACCAGCACGCGCTCCACATACTTGAGCAGCGTGGTCACCGCATGCTCGATCCACACCACCGTCAGCCCCCAGTCATCCCGCAGGCGGCGGATGCGCTGGGCCATGGCATCTACTTCGGATTCGGTCAGGCCCGCAGCCACCTCGTCGAGCAGCAGCAGGCGCGGGCGCGTGCCCAGGGCCATGCCGATCTCCAGCAAGCGCTGCTGCGACGGTGTCACGTCGGCGGCGGGGCGGTCGGCCAGGTGCGCCAGGCCCAACATGGAGAGAATTTCCTCCTCGCTACGCAGGCCTTCGGGCCCCTGGCGGTGGCGGCCTGCGAACTGCATGCCAAAGCGCACGTTGTCACGCACCGTCATGTCGGGGAACACGCGCGGCGTCTGGAAGGTGCGCGCAATGCCGTGGGCCGCATAGTGGTGCGGGCCCTTGCCGGTGAGGTTGTCGGCGCCGCTCACCAACGTGCCCGAGGTGGGCGGCTGCACGCCCGAGATGGCGTTGAAGAACGTGGTCTTGCCCGCGCCGTTGGGGCCGATGATGCCAATCAGCTCACCCGTGTGCAGCGTGGCGCTCACCCCATCCACAGCAGTCAGGCCGCCAAAGCGCACGGTCACGGCGTCGATGGTCAACAGGGCTTCAGCCATGGCGTGCCTCCGCCGCAGGTTTGCGCCGTTGCCACAGCGTGGCCAGGCCGTTGGGCAGGTACATCACGCACAAAATCAGCAGCAGTCCCAGCACCATCATGTAGCCGTAGGGCAGCTGCAGGCGCAGCGTTTCGGCCAGCAGGCTGAACACGATGGCCGCCAGGATGGGGCCGCCCAGGCTGGTGGCGCCGCCGATCAGCGCGATCAGCACCGTTTGGAAGCCGATGAAGGGGCTGAACACGGCCGCAGGTTCGATGTACGTCCAGCGCACCGCCATGGCTGCGCCCACCGCGCCGGCAAAGGCGGCGGTGATGCCAAAGCCCGCGATCTTGGCCAAGCGCGTGTCCACGCCCAGCGTCTGCGCGCGCTGCTCGTCGGCACCAATGCCCGAGAGCGCCAGGCCAAAGCGGCTGCGCTGGATGGCAATCGCCGTGGCAATGGCGCCCGCCGCTATCAGCAGCACCGTGAGGTACACCGTCTCGTTGCTGGGCACCACCGTGAGCACGCGGCCCACGGTGCCCGACACCTGCTTTTCGACAAAGGTCACAGCGTGGCGGATCAGCTCCGTCATGCCGAAGGTCAGCACCGCAAAGTAGGTGCCGCGCAGGTGCAGCACCGCTGCGCCCATCACCACGGCCACGATGGTGGCGATCAGCGCGCCGCTCAGAATCACCAGCGGCCAGGGCAGCACGCCCAGCAGCATCGCGCTGGTGTACGCACCCACACCAAAGAAGGCCGAGGTGGCCAGCGACAGGTAGCGCGTGGCACCGCAGAACAAGGACCAGCTGGTCGCCAGCGCGATGTACATCAAGCAACTGAGCAGCACCGAGGCCATGAACTCGGACACCAGCCACGGCAGGGTGGCGACCACCGCCACCCCCGCAGCCAGCGCCAGCCAGGGCTTGTTGGAATGTAAGGAAGTCATTTTTTCGAGAACAGTCCGTTGGGGCGCCAGATGAGCACGCCGATGAACACTGCATAGCTCAGCAGCATCTTGAGAGACGGGCTGCTGAAGTGCATGCCCAAGGCTTCGACCACGCCCAGCAGCAGGCCCCCGGCCAGGCTGCCCGCCAGGCTGCCAAAGCCGCCCAGCGTGATGACGATGAGCGCCGTGACGGTATAGGGCTCGCCCATGGATGGCGAAATCTCATACGTCATGGACAGCAGCGTCCCCGCCACGCCCGACAGGCCCAGGCCAATGCCAAACATCATGGGGTGCAGGCGCCGGGTGTTGATGCCCACCAGCTGCGCGCCCGTGGGCGACTGCATTAGCGCCCGCACGGCCTTACCCAGCAGCGTGAGCTTGAGCAGCGCGATCAACCCGGCCGACAGCGCCAGCGCCACGCCGAACAGCACCAGCTTGTTTTCAGTAAAGCGCATGCCCGCAATCTGCACCGGGTCGGCCAGGTATTCGTACCCGCGCAGGTCGCCGCCCCAGATCAGCAGGGCGGTGTTCTGCACCAGGAACATCAGGCCAAAGCCCACCATCAGGCTGCGCGCCTCGAACACGTCCACATTGGGCGCGCGGGCGGCCAAGCGCTTGAAGCACAGCGCATGCACCACCACGCCCAGCGCAAACAGCACGATGAAGGCCAGCGGCATCAGCAGCAGCGGCGAGATGCCCCACAGGGTGTGCGCCGACCAGGTGAGGAAGGCGCCCAGCATCAGGAACTCGCCATGCGAGATGTTCATGATGCGCATCAGCCCGTACTGCAGATTCAGGCCCATGGCCACCAGCGCGTAGATACCGCCGGTAATGAGGCCACTGGCGACCAGTTCGGCCCAGGAAGTCAGAGACACAGTGTTATTTCCAGGCTGGTTTGGATGTGTTCAGCTGCGCTGTGGCACGGTCCTTAGGCCACACGACCTCGAAATCGCTGCCTTGCCACTGGCTCACGGTTCCTGGGATGGACGCGTTCTCGCTGCCCTGGAATCGAATGCCACCCAGGATGGTCTGGAACTCGTTCTTGGCGATGTGCTCGCGCAGCGCCTTGCGGTCCAGGCCCGCCTTTTCCACGGCCTGTTGCAGGATCTGCAGGCCCGCCCAGGCGTGGCCGCTGGCCCAGCGGTCGGGTTCCTTGTTGAACTTCTTCACGTGGGCGTCGAAGTACGCCTTGGCCTCGGGGCTGGTCTTCACGCTCCACGAGCCCATGCCGATCACGCCCTCGGTGTTGGCCTGCATCACGTTCTTGTAGAGCTGGAAGGCCGTGCCCACCGAGGCGTAGAAGAACTTGGGGTTCAGCCCCACTTCGCGTGCCTGGCGGCTGGCCAGGATGGTGTCGGGCGGGTAGGTGATGCCGATGAAGGCGTCGGGGTTTTGGTCCTTGATGCCACGCAGCACGGGCGCCAGATCCTTCACGCCCAGCGGGTAGCTCTTGCGCTCCAGCACCTGGATGCTGGTCTTCTTGAGCGCGTTGTTCAGCGCGGCAAAGTTTTCGAGGCCGAACAGGTCGTCCATGTAGACGATGGCAATGGTCTTGACGTTGTTGGCCACCAGCATCTCCACCAGCGCGCCCATCATCTTGTCGGGCTGCTGCAGCAGCGAGAAGAAGTAGGGCAGGTTCATGTCGATCAGCTTGCGCGACAGCGCCGTGGGCGCCAGCAGCGGGTAGCCAAAGCGGTTCGCCAGCGGTGCAATGGCGAAGTTGGCGCCCGAACCCCAGGGCGGCAGGATCAGGTCCACCTTGTCGCTGCCCATGAGCTTTTCGTAAGTGCGCACGCAGGTTTCGGTCTCGCTGCGGTCGTCGTAGCCGATAAGTTCAATGGGGCGCTTCGTGCCCTTCACGCTCAGGCCGCCCGCTGCGTTCATCTGCTCGGCCCACAGCAGGTAGTTGGGCTCCTGGCTCACCTGCGCGCCGGCCGCCCAAGGGCCTGTGCGGGCTATGGCGTAGCCGATGCGGATGGGGGCTGCGCTGCTGCCCTGGGCCCACAACTGGGGCGCCACGGCCAGGGTGCCGACCGTGGCGGCG of the Acidovorax sp. 107 genome contains:
- a CDS encoding branched-chain amino acid ABC transporter substrate-binding protein; the protein is MNKHINRRRFSASLALTAVATAALLTGCGKVPDTIKIGVAQPLSGPLGALGQDLLNGVKLAVEELNKSGYTVDGKRVTLEVVSVDDKADATTGKAVAQQLVDAGVVAVVGHLNSGVSIETAPIYAAKDIAQIAISTNPKFTQLGFPTTFRMVGNDTLQARAIGSFAATQLGAARYAALDDGTPYGKGLADGAAEQLKAEKKEVVVRKSFDDKTVAFDGLAGELKAANVEVIVSTLNDFQALALLEALQKVGHTKVSLLGGDTIKTTDMTKGAGIVQGVYATSPVLEAKEFTTGKPFLEKYIAAFKKPPAYGGHYSYDSTYVLSAAIQKAKSADPKDITKALHSINGYAPVIGTMTWDDKGEQRYGAVGVYELRSGNWELRMRSDRW
- the tsaD gene encoding tRNA (adenosine(37)-N6)-threonylcarbamoyltransferase complex transferase subunit TsaD; translated protein: MSLLILGIESSCDETGVALVRSTGNAVPTLLSHALHSQIEMHQAYGGVVPELASRDHIRRVLPLATQVLAESGQTLADVDVVAYTRGPGLAGALLVGAGVACALGAALDKPVLGVHHLEGHLLSPFLSADPPEFPFVALLVSGGHTQLMRVDGVGRYEILGETIDDAAGEAFDKSAKLMGLGYPGGPALSRLAEQGDAAAFKLPRPLLHSGNLDFSFAGLKTAVLTQAKKLGDELEARKADLAASTEAAIVDVLVKKTLTALKQTGLKRVVVAGGVGANRHLRAQLNAACAAAKVRVHYPELHLCTDNGAMIAMAAAMRLQAGQQQASTEYAFDVKPRWPLDAITV
- a CDS encoding aldehyde dehydrogenase, which encodes MTAISMLINGERVQATGGATFERRNPLDGSVATTAPAASVADAKAAADAAAKAFPAWSALGPNARRALLLKAAHALEARTADFAVAMAAETGASGMWAGFNVHLAAGLLQEAAALTTQIAGEVIPSDVPGSLAMGVRQAAGVVLGIAPWNAPVILGVRAIATPLACGNTVILKGSELCPATHGLIIEALQEAGLPAGVVNFVTNAPADAGAVVEAIVAHPAVRRINFTGSTKVGRIIAQTCAKYLKPVVLELGGKAPLLVLDDADIDAAAAGTVFGAFANSGQICMSTERIIVDNAVADEFVAKLGARAKALPLGDPRKGPVVLGSVVDMATVHRCNALIDDALAKGAKLVCGGKSDSTLMQATVLDHVTAEMDIYREESFGPVKPVVRVNGVEEAIACANDNEFGLSSAVFSRDVAKAWNVAARIESGICHVNGPTVHDEGQMPFGGVKSSGYGRFGGMAGVREFTELRWVTVQTTPRHYPF
- a CDS encoding ABC transporter ATP-binding protein, which produces MSGAHLTVQNLTTGYHGFQVLQDLSLQAAPGITVIVGPNGAGKTTLLKALAGLLPRTGTVALDGSDLPAMNATACVQRGLALVAEGRQLFPQMTVTENLELGGWLAPSRVRAERLHRAFEDFPRLKERATQLAGTMSGGEQQMVAVARAMMSGPRLLMLDEPSLGLAPRMVDELLAIVQRIAAQGVTVLMVEQNVRKALQIAQRGYVLERGRIVASGEASTLLQSDVVRQAYLGVA
- a CDS encoding ABC transporter ATP-binding protein; the encoded protein is MAEALLTIDAVTVRFGGLTAVDGVSATLHTGELIGIIGPNGAGKTTFFNAISGVQPPTSGTLVSGADNLTGKGPHHYAAHGIARTFQTPRVFPDMTVRDNVRFGMQFAGRHRQGPEGLRSEEEILSMLGLAHLADRPAADVTPSQQRLLEIGMALGTRPRLLLLDEVAAGLTESEVDAMAQRIRRLRDDWGLTVVWIEHAVTTLLKYVERVLVLHQGRKIADGTPAEVVRDPQVIEAYLGDEMASGKEQGATA
- a CDS encoding branched-chain amino acid ABC transporter permease → MTSLHSNKPWLALAAGVAVVATLPWLVSEFMASVLLSCLMYIALATSWSLFCGATRYLSLATSAFFGVGAYTSAMLLGVLPWPLVILSGALIATIVAVVMGAAVLHLRGTYFAVLTFGMTELIRHAVTFVEKQVSGTVGRVLTVVPSNETVYLTVLLIAAGAIATAIAIQRSRFGLALSGIGADEQRAQTLGVDTRLAKIAGFGITAAFAGAVGAAMAVRWTYIEPAAVFSPFIGFQTVLIALIGGATSLGGPILAAIVFSLLAETLRLQLPYGYMMVLGLLLILCVMYLPNGLATLWQRRKPAAEARHG
- a CDS encoding branched-chain amino acid ABC transporter permease; the encoded protein is MSLTSWAELVASGLITGGIYALVAMGLNLQYGLMRIMNISHGEFLMLGAFLTWSAHTLWGISPLLLMPLAFIVLFALGVVVHALCFKRLAARAPNVDVFEARSLMVGFGLMFLVQNTALLIWGGDLRGYEYLADPVQIAGMRFTENKLVLFGVALALSAGLIALLKLTLLGKAVRALMQSPTGAQLVGINTRRLHPMMFGIGLGLSGVAGTLLSMTYEISPSMGEPYTVTALIVITLGGFGSLAGSLAGGLLLGVVEALGMHFSSPSLKMLLSYAVFIGVLIWRPNGLFSKK
- a CDS encoding amino acid ABC transporter substrate-binding protein; this encodes MTAHQPSKRQWIKGAAATVGTLAVAPQLWAQGSSAAPIRIGYAIARTGPWAAGAQVSQEPNYLLWAEQMNAAGGLSVKGTKRPIELIGYDDRSETETCVRTYEKLMGSDKVDLILPPWGSGANFAIAPLANRFGYPLLAPTALSRKLIDMNLPYFFSLLQQPDKMMGALVEMLVANNVKTIAIVYMDDLFGLENFAALNNALKKTSIQVLERKSYPLGVKDLAPVLRGIKDQNPDAFIGITYPPDTILASRQAREVGLNPKFFYASVGTAFQLYKNVMQANTEGVIGMGSWSVKTSPEAKAYFDAHVKKFNKEPDRWASGHAWAGLQILQQAVEKAGLDRKALREHIAKNEFQTILGGIRFQGSENASIPGTVSQWQGSDFEVVWPKDRATAQLNTSKPAWK